In Deltaproteobacteria bacterium, one genomic interval encodes:
- the frdB gene encoding fumarate reductase iron-sulfur subunit (part of three member fumarate reductase enzyme complex FrdABC which catalyzes the reduction of fumarate to succinate during anaerobic respiration; FrdAB are the catalytic subcomplex consisting of a flavoprotein subunit and an iron-sulfur subunit, respectively; FrdC is the cytochrome b-556 subunit; the catalytic subunits are similar to succinate dehydrogenase SdhAB) produces GTEDGVFGCVGLMACEDNCPMELPLQMQLAFVRRKMALAGLGR; encoded by the coding sequence TGGGAACGGAGGACGGCGTGTTCGGATGCGTGGGACTCATGGCGTGCGAGGACAACTGCCCCATGGAGCTTCCACTTCAGATGCAGCTGGCTTTTGTGCGAAGAAAAATGGCCCTGGCGGGTCTTGGGAGATAA